The Ipomoea triloba cultivar NCNSP0323 chromosome 14, ASM357664v1 region CATTGTGCCGCGCCCCCAGCCGGAGAAGCCGGTTTCGTCGAAGCTCGTTGGGACTGCTATCTCGTGCGTGGCCGCGGCGGTTATTTTTATCCTGATCGCCGTCTTGATTCATCGCCGGAAGCGGAGGAGGAATAATTCGAATCGTTCTAATTCTTCCAGTGACTCGAAAACGCATAGATCCGATTACAGTACCCGATTGAGTTACTTCAATAATGGAGGGAGTGGCGGGAATCGCCGCATTCCGAAGCTACCGATGCCGTCTCGACCTAGCTCCGAGTTTCTGTACTTGGGCACTATGGTCAATTCACATGGAGGAATCGAATCGTCGCACAATCCGCAAAACCCTCGTAGCGGCAGTATCTCCACCAGCACGGGAACGTCGCTAAAATTGGAGTCTCCGGAGCTCCGCCCGCTAGCGCCGCTTCACGGTGAGAGCTTTGAGCGCAATTACGGGAATACGGAGCTTGGCTCCGAAGCCGACGAAGAAGATGACGTTTTTTATTCTCCGAAAGGATCGTTGGGAGATAGAGAGAGCTCGATCGGAACTGGATCGGCTTCCAGGAGAGCATTCTCCGCCGTTGAGGTCGAGAATTTCGAACCGTCCGGcccgtcttcttcttcttcttcttcttcttcgggcTCGGGCTCGCCCAAGAAGTCAGTGTCTCTGAGCATTTCCCCGCCGGTGAGTTTGAGCCCTAACAGGTTAAGGCCCAAATCACCTGAATCGGTTACTATTCTGACTGCTCCTCCACGTCAgcttcctcctcctccgccgcccCCGCCGGTCTACGTGGCACATTGGGTGTATGCGAGAGAATCTGAGTCACCTTCGCCAGCTAGCTCATCCTCGCCGGAGAGGGCTTCGAGAAGAAGCCTAGATTCGTCTCCTGGAACTTCAGGCATTTGGGATCAGAGCTTAAAATCGCCTCTTCTTAGACTCGGCAACCATTATATGGAGTCTCCAGCGAGAATCACGAGTACACATTTGGAATCTCCTTTGAGAATTACCATCGCCGGTACGGAATCTCCGGATAGAAGCAGCTTTAGTACGGAATCTCCGGTGAGAATCGTCAATTCTGTGCGGCAGAATATCCCAATTTTTGCTCCTCCGCCACCTCCACCGCCGCCCCCGCCTCCTCCTCCAAGTAAACAGTTGGAAACTCCAAAGACTCCTAGCATTATTAAGCCTCAAAAACTAGTATCTGAACCCCCAGCTCTAGTGACTCTAAGGCCCATTGAAATGGAGAGTCCACCATTGATTTCTCCAATGCAGTTGCCTCCTAATTCAGACTGTAATGCACAGAATGTTGAAGGCTGTACTACTGAGAGTGTAGAGAAGAATGAGGAGATGCTGAAACCGAAATTGAAACCATTGCACTGGGATAAAGTTAGAGCAAGTTCAGATCGCGAAACCGTGTGGGATCAACTGAAATCAAGCTCATTTAAGTACGATACTTTGGAACTCCTTTAGATTCCCTGTTTTGCTTAAATTATGTTTATGCTTGGCAATTGATATTGAACTGGATCATTGACAGGGTGAATGAGGAGATGATTGAGACACTCTTTGTTGCAAATGCtccaaattcaaattcaaatccaAAGGAAACAACCCAACGCCGAGTTCTTCCTTCAGCTAGCCAAGAAAACAGGGTTCTTGATCCAAAGAAGGCACAGAACATTGCAATTTTGTTGAGGGCGCTAAATGTCACCATTGAGGAAGTATGTGAAGCTCTTTTAGAAGGTATGCAATTTGAgttctttgaattttcaattgGTAGATTTTGTTTCTTATGCAAGTCAAATATCTCTTCGACTTGTGTTAATGTGTTATAATTTCATTCATTACCTTCTATATCAAATGGTAAAAGATACGGTGAATATAGACTAATGGATGGAAATGTGTGTGTGATTTCGATGTTACCTTTAGTTTATGTATGATATTTTACTTGAAAGTGATAACAAATAGTGCTCGTTTACTCAGGCAATGTTGATGCCCTTGGGACTGAACTTCTTGAGGGCTTGATGAAAATGGCTCCATCTAAAGAGGATGAGCGTAAGCTTAAAGAATACACAGATGATTCGCCATTCAAACTTGGGCCGGCTGAGAAATTTCTTAAGGCAGTGCTAGACATACCTTTTGCGTTCAAAAGAATAGATGCAATGCTCTACATTTCAAATTTTGACACCGAGATCAACTACCTCAAAAAGTCATTTGAAACTCTTGAGGTAAATATGATTGTATTACACTAGTATTACACTAGTATTGATTTGATGTCCTTGCGGGAATCTAATTGTTGTTTCCTATTTGCAAGGCTGCATGCGAAGAGTTGAGGAGCTGCAGGATGTTCTTAAAGCTTCTGGAGGCCGTTCTGAAGACTGGGAACCGCATGAATATTGGGACAAATCGCGGAGATGCACATGCGTTCAAGCTCGATACTCTCCTCAAGCTCGTTGATGTCAAGGGGGCTGATGGGAAGACAACTCTCTTGCATTTTGTTGTTCAGGAGATAATAAGAAGTGAAGGTGCCCGTCTTGCTACAGCAAACCAAAATGAAAAGACAACTTCAAATGATGATGCAAAGCACCGGAGGCTTGGCCTCCAAGTTGTCTCCAGCCTCAGTTCAGAGCTAAAAAATGTGAAGAAAGCTGCTGCCATGGACTCAGAAGTCCTCCATAGCGATGTCTTAAAGCTCTCTAAAGGGATTTCTAACATTGCAGAGGTTGTACAGTTGAATGAAGCTAAGGTATTGAATGAAAGTAGCACCCACAAGTTTTCCGAATCAATGAACAGGTTTACAAAAACGGCAGAGGAGGAGATTATAAGGCTCCAAGCGCAAGAAAGTGTAGCTATATCTCTAGTCAAGGAAATAACCGAGTACTTCCACGGGAATTCAGCCAAAGAAGAGGCACACCCCTTCAGAATCTTCATGGTGGTGAGGGACTTCCTAGTGATTCTCGATCGTGTGTGTAATGAAGTCGGAATGATAAATGAGAGAACAATAGTGAGTTCAGCACATAAGTTTCCAGTTCCAGTAAATCCCATGCTGCATCCGGTTACTGGTGGAGGATTCCCCGGGAGACTGCAGCTCAGCTCCTCTGATGATAGCTCTTAGCATGAGAAAACCCTAAAAAATTTCCCTTATCCAACTAGGAGCTTGTCTGAGAATGAGCCTGCCAACACACTTTATAGgtaccattttttttctttcttttgtatGTATTATAGATATATCATGTAAAAAAGATTTTGGAAATAATTGTCAAGTAGATGTATATACAGCAGATTTTACTTGCAGATTGTATGGAAAAAACAAGGAATCAAATTAGGTTTAAGAGCTAGGATGATAATCTGTTTAGATTTCAGAACATATGCAGGCTGAAGAAGGAATGCAAGATTGAGTCTACTGCACATTATTAGGCATATGCAGTTATAAATTTCAGGTTGATACCCAAATGCTagtttcttcttcatctttactGATGTATAATAAATGAGTGATACCATTCCATTTAATTGACTCATTATGATGTCCTACCTTCAACAGAAATATTTCGGGATTAGCCATTAAAATGCAAGCTTGGGCCTAAGGAAAAAACTCTGCACGCCTGAGTGAGATTGGCCCGGTTTGATCTATGAACAGATTTACAGATatactaacttttttttttttttagtactactgactctgttacaatgtagtatttgttcatcaaATATACTAACTATGCTTGCAATGCTTACACCGTAGATCAGAGTTCACATAGTAAGATGGACACTTGTACagacttatttttaaataatgttgtaaaattcAGCCTAGACGATTTTTAGTTGACCGGTCGATTAGATGTCTAACTCGGCTGAATGCTTGAGTAAGTGCCCAACTCAATCCAGTGATTTTCTTGCATGTATGCTGTCACCTGCTCAAGTGCCCCTTTTTCATATTCCTCCATCCATTTAAGATGAGTTGTTGAGACACCATTAGGGGCTAAAATGAATTGTAAGGTGAGCACTATTAGTAGCATAACAACTATCATCCATCATCCATGAATTAAGCAATTCAACTTAAAACATTGTGCAATTAATTTAACTAGTATTTCCCCCGTGCAGTGGACAGctacaatttaaaatatttttatattatgttatggttataaataaatatagttaAATTTGAAATGCAAATAAAGCTACATAGTGTAATATTCAAAAACCTCTTAAACATATTCACTACATTTCTATAAACAATTAAGTTGTTGCCAGATGATTGGCGACATCAAATCTACAAATAGGACAGCTTGCAGATTTTTCTAGCCATGAAGATATGCAGCCATGGTGGAAGACGTGAGAGCAAGGCAATGGTGAAATCTTCACTCCCGCCAAAAACTCTTCCAAACAAACAGGACAGACCGGCGATTCATCACCACCATTCTCGAACCTCTCTTCCTTTAACCTCTTGATCTCCTCCGCGCTTAAACCCCTCGGCTTCGACGATGAAGCATCAcggagaggaaaaaaaatcgaCGACATTATTCTCAGTAGGCGGCGGCCGTTGTCGGTCCAGGATCTCAATAGAAGCTATAACTACTGTTCCGCCGCCATTGGCGAGTCCAATTCCCTGTGCAGAATGCACGATATGTTAGGAGAGGATGCCGCAAACGCGGGGAGACAATGCCGGCATCCAGCGGTGAAATTGGTTTCCCAAATAGGCGTCTAGGTGCAGCCCGGAAGAGCTGTGGCTAAGAGGAAAGGAAATGGTTGACTCGCCGAGACTCCTCTGATAGCTGTATCCATCCTCGCCACCGATGCCGAGAAATATGTGTTTGAATTTCAGAGAAACTTCTATTGCTACGAAGCTGGGGTCGATCTCCGATGACCGCCTGACTTGAAAGGAGAGCCTGACGGTGCCTCGACGGTGCGAGAATCCGACGTTGGGTGAGTTATTGTGTGCTGCCATGAGAGTGTAAAttaattagttgattgtagtGATGTGTTGGAAAAGAGGGGATAGATGGATGATAGTGAAGGCTTGAAGATTATTAGGTAAATTTATAGgattttcaattcaaattcaGATCGGTTTAGGATTAGGTTGTTCTACCAATCCAAGTCGGATTAggattaggaaaaaaaaaatcttttttggACTGATATATAATAGTTGTTAAAAAagttatttgaaaatataaaatattttttaaaaatttaaaatttcaattaaaaattgacATGCTCAACTCAATTTTAATAT contains the following coding sequences:
- the LOC116003661 gene encoding formin-like protein 1; the protein is MPQLTSILLPLFIFSCSLSCAAHNRRVLHQPFLPLDSKPPLPAPPSPPPTPTTPSTSDGNAPFFPSFPLPPPPPSPKAFASFPANISSLIVPRPQPEKPVSSKLVGTAISCVAAAVIFILIAVLIHRRKRRRNNSNRSNSSSDSKTHRSDYSTRLSYFNNGGSGGNRRIPKLPMPSRPSSEFLYLGTMVNSHGGIESSHNPQNPRSGSISTSTGTSLKLESPELRPLAPLHGESFERNYGNTELGSEADEEDDVFYSPKGSLGDRESSIGTGSASRRAFSAVEVENFEPSGPSSSSSSSSSGSGSPKKSVSLSISPPVSLSPNRLRPKSPESVTILTAPPRQLPPPPPPPPVYVAHWVYARESESPSPASSSSPERASRRSLDSSPGTSGIWDQSLKSPLLRLGNHYMESPARITSTHLESPLRITIAGTESPDRSSFSTESPVRIVNSVRQNIPIFAPPPPPPPPPPPPPSKQLETPKTPSIIKPQKLVSEPPALVTLRPIEMESPPLISPMQLPPNSDCNAQNVEGCTTESVEKNEEMLKPKLKPLHWDKVRASSDRETVWDQLKSSSFKVNEEMIETLFVANAPNSNSNPKETTQRRVLPSASQENRVLDPKKAQNIAILLRALNVTIEEVCEALLEGNVDALGTELLEGLMKMAPSKEDERKLKEYTDDSPFKLGPAEKFLKAVLDIPFAFKRIDAMLYISNFDTEINYLKKSFETLEAACEELRSCRMFLKLLEAVLKTGNRMNIGTNRGDAHAFKLDTLLKLVDVKGADGKTTLLHFVVQEIIRSEGARLATANQNEKTTSNDDAKHRRLGLQVVSSLSSELKNVKKAAAMDSEVLHSDVLKLSKGISNIAEVVQLNEAKVLNESSTHKFSESMNRFTKTAEEEIIRLQAQESVAISLVKEITEYFHGNSAKEEAHPFRIFMVVRDFLVILDRVCNEVGMINERTIVSSAHKFPVPVNPMLHPVTGGGFPGRLQLSSSDDSS